From the candidate division KSB1 bacterium genome, one window contains:
- a CDS encoding Gfo/Idh/MocA family oxidoreductase has protein sequence MNTLPLDPAEQRERLLHSLLQHGIFQNVPAHLTAQLTAGMLQTFRKGEVLLKEGEPAQTLVIILRGQVNIMRGQIFLVRRGPGEMIGEQGVIDQVPYSADAVAHDEVEALLIPADLARALLHDYHFTLNIIKSLSGKLREATQEQAIRFAAEENMFAAFRSHVHPRVLDDLLAKGLEAYGAPRYIDCAILFCDMRSYTALSLAAAPEAIVNELSRYLDAMIEVIHSHGGMIDKFIGDNVMAVWGFEPPQEGAAIKALDCALEMHEVAQKYSFGGQPIKLGMGLNYGTVFCGNVGNARKRQFTVLGQPVNLASRLEALSKVLDSPIVIGESFYHELPWPRQRLFQVHHGVAVRGIGTITCYSLRSERNTHKVVHWGLIGCGAVAEKKSGPAYRKARHSDLVMVMRRDAAKCEDYARRHGIKLWTTCAEELINHPEVEAVTIATPPHLHRHYALLAAAAGKPTIVEKPMARTYAECVDMLRAFEAARVPLFVAYYRRAFQKFQHLRTVISRGRLGTIKRVQLRYRRRFTPIDPQDVPWRFNPEIAGGGLLLDLGSHAINILQFLFDEAPWQILEARVEPGLGPFQVEKSVAVQAGIGNDISADLLWDFAAEKPEDWVLITGERGEAEFSVFAERPYTITTRSAGWETYPFQPPEHVQQPFIQMVVNHLCYGTEAPSDGKSAAMTNWVIDKILGRI, from the coding sequence ATGAACACTCTGCCACTGGATCCTGCGGAGCAACGGGAACGCTTGCTCCACTCCCTGTTGCAGCACGGTATCTTTCAAAATGTGCCTGCCCATCTGACTGCCCAACTCACCGCCGGCATGCTGCAGACTTTTCGCAAGGGTGAGGTCCTTCTCAAGGAAGGCGAGCCGGCGCAGACGCTGGTGATCATCCTGCGCGGCCAGGTCAACATCATGCGCGGGCAGATTTTCCTGGTGCGGCGCGGCCCCGGTGAGATGATCGGCGAGCAGGGGGTGATCGATCAAGTGCCCTACAGCGCGGATGCGGTGGCGCACGACGAAGTGGAGGCGCTGTTGATTCCCGCGGACCTGGCGCGCGCCCTGTTGCACGACTACCACTTCACTCTCAACATCATCAAGAGCCTGTCGGGCAAGCTGCGCGAAGCCACGCAGGAGCAGGCGATTCGCTTTGCCGCGGAGGAAAACATGTTCGCCGCCTTTCGCAGCCACGTGCATCCGCGTGTGCTCGATGATTTGCTCGCCAAGGGCCTGGAGGCATACGGCGCCCCGCGCTACATCGATTGCGCCATCCTGTTTTGTGACATGCGTTCCTACACCGCGCTGTCGCTGGCCGCCGCACCCGAGGCGATCGTCAACGAGCTGAGCCGCTACCTCGACGCCATGATCGAGGTGATTCACAGCCACGGCGGCATGATCGACAAGTTCATCGGTGACAACGTCATGGCGGTGTGGGGGTTCGAACCGCCGCAGGAGGGTGCGGCCATCAAGGCGCTGGATTGCGCGCTGGAGATGCACGAAGTGGCGCAGAAATACTCCTTCGGCGGCCAGCCCATCAAGCTCGGCATGGGGTTGAACTACGGCACGGTGTTTTGCGGCAACGTCGGCAACGCGCGCAAACGCCAGTTTACCGTGCTCGGGCAGCCGGTGAATCTCGCCTCGCGGCTGGAAGCCCTAAGCAAAGTTTTGGATTCCCCGATCGTGATCGGCGAAAGCTTTTATCACGAACTGCCCTGGCCGCGGCAGCGGCTGTTTCAAGTGCATCACGGCGTCGCAGTGCGCGGCATCGGCACCATCACCTGTTATTCGCTGCGATCAGAGCGCAACACTCACAAAGTGGTGCACTGGGGGCTGATCGGCTGCGGCGCGGTCGCCGAAAAAAAGAGCGGCCCGGCCTATCGCAAGGCCAGGCACAGCGACCTGGTGATGGTGATGCGGCGCGATGCCGCCAAATGCGAGGATTATGCGCGGCGCCACGGCATCAAGCTGTGGACCACCTGCGCGGAGGAATTGATCAACCATCCCGAAGTCGAGGCTGTCACCATTGCCACGCCACCGCATCTGCACCGCCACTATGCCCTGCTGGCCGCCGCGGCGGGCAAACCGACCATCGTTGAAAAACCGATGGCGCGCACCTATGCCGAATGTGTGGACATGCTGCGCGCCTTTGAAGCGGCACGCGTACCGCTGTTTGTCGCCTATTATCGCCGCGCTTTTCAAAAGTTTCAACACCTGCGCACCGTGATCAGCCGTGGCCGGCTGGGCACCATCAAGCGGGTGCAGTTGCGCTATCGCCGGCGTTTCACCCCTATTGATCCACAGGATGTGCCTTGGCGTTTCAACCCCGAGATTGCCGGCGGCGGCCTGTTGCTCGATCTCGGCAGTCATGCCATCAACATTCTGCAGTTTCTTTTCGACGAGGCGCCGTGGCAAATCCTCGAGGCCCGGGTCGAACCCGGCCTGGGGCCGTTTCAGGTCGAAAAAAGCGTCGCGGTGCAGGCTGGCATCGGCAACGACATCAGCGCTGATCTGTTGTGGGATTTCGCCGCCGAGAAGCCGGAAGACTGGGTGTTGATCACCGGCGAACGCGGCGAAGCCGAGTTCAGCGTGTTTGCCGAGCGGCCCTACACCATCACCACGCGCAGCGCGGGATGGGAGACTTATCCGTTTCAACCGCCCGAGCACGTGCAGCAGCCGTTCATTCAAATGGTCGTGAATCACCTTTGCTACGGCACCGAAGCACCGTCGGACGGCAAGTCGGCGGCCATGACGAACTGGGTGATCGACAAGATCCTGGGAAGAATCTGA
- a CDS encoding alpha/beta fold hydrolase, producing MKRLHHFILLAGCALLLVSCNDRAPSAASSRIVAGVDFTALFAPPRQSEIEAVQRDWDSRKPTAQNFAEVARATTYLGAATATVRAVSHTVDGLRHYGLIIAPSGAAERSLPVLLYAHGGESGISVPEVLYIATVMNGANAGRFVYVAPSFRSETLDFYSQEFVSDGPPSPWDRDVDDALALLEAALANTPAADPNRLGVLGVSRGACVAMLLAVRDPRLRLVVEYFGPTDFFGTFVQQVTEEILLGNPRDLPGLNYLTETLLRPLQAGSLTLAQARLELLRRSPVYFAHRLPPLQLHHGTADPIVPVSEGERLREVLQGLARPAADFEFHFYPGGQHHPASLPGCPERTQNFLARLLAGGG from the coding sequence ATGAAACGACTGCACCATTTCATTCTGCTTGCCGGCTGCGCCCTGCTGCTGGTTTCCTGCAATGACCGGGCGCCCAGCGCGGCGTCCAGCCGGATAGTAGCGGGAGTCGATTTCACCGCGTTGTTTGCACCACCACGCCAGAGCGAGATCGAGGCCGTCCAGCGCGATTGGGACAGCCGCAAGCCCACCGCACAAAATTTTGCAGAAGTGGCGCGGGCAACCACCTATCTGGGCGCGGCCACGGCAACGGTGCGCGCCGTCTCACACACGGTGGATGGGCTGCGGCATTACGGCCTGATCATCGCTCCCAGCGGCGCCGCCGAGCGCAGCCTGCCGGTCTTGCTGTATGCCCACGGCGGGGAAAGTGGCATCAGCGTGCCGGAAGTGCTTTACATCGCCACCGTGATGAATGGCGCCAACGCCGGCCGCTTTGTCTACGTCGCGCCCTCGTTTCGCTCCGAAACGCTGGATTTTTACTCGCAGGAATTTGTTTCAGATGGGCCGCCCAGTCCGTGGGATCGCGACGTTGATGATGCCCTGGCCCTGCTGGAGGCCGCGCTGGCCAACACGCCTGCGGCCGATCCCAATCGCCTCGGCGTGTTGGGCGTCAGCCGCGGTGCATGCGTGGCGATGTTGCTGGCGGTTCGCGATCCGCGACTGCGGCTGGTGGTGGAGTATTTCGGGCCCACGGATTTTTTCGGCACATTTGTACAGCAGGTGACGGAGGAAATATTGCTGGGCAATCCCAGGGATTTGCCCGGGCTGAATTATCTGACCGAGACACTGTTGCGACCCCTGCAAGCCGGCAGCCTGACGCTGGCGCAGGCCAGGCTCGAATTGCTGCGCCGCTCGCCGGTTTATTTTGCCCACCGACTGCCGCCTCTGCAGTTGCATCACGGCACCGCCGATCCCATCGTGCCGGTGAGTGAGGGGGAACGCCTGCGCGAGGTGTTGCAAGGACTGGCGCGGCCGGCCGCTGATTTTGAGTTCCACTTCTACCCCGGCGGCCAGCATCATCCCGCCAGTTTGCCGGGCTGCCCCGAGCGCACACAAAACTTTCTGGCACGGCTGCTGGCAGGCGGGGGATGA